In the genome of Nocardioides sp. NBC_00368, the window CGGGTGGGTGTGCCGTACCTGGTGGTGGCGCTCAACAAGGCCGACACCGTCGACGACCCGGAGCTGCTCGACCTGGTCGAGCTGGAGGTCCGTGACCTCCTCTCCGAGTACGGGTTCCCCGGCGACGACGTGCCCGTGGTCCGGGTCTCCGGGCTGAAGGCGCTGGAGGGCGACCCGGAGTGGACCGCCGCGATCGGCGACCTGCTGGACGCGATCGACGACTACGTGCCGGTTCCGGAGCGTGAGCTCGGTGAGCCGTTCCTGATGCCGATCGAGAACGTCGTGACCATCACCGGCCGCGGCACGGTCGTCACCGGTGCCGTCGAGCGCGGCTCGCTGAAGGTCGGCGACGCGGTCGAGGTCGTGGGCCTCGGCTCGATGATCACCAGCACGGCGATCGGTATGGAGACGTTCGGCAAGTCGCTGGAGTCCGCCGAGGCGGGCGACAACGCGGCCGTGCTGCTGCGTGGCGTCAAGCGCGACGAGGTCCGTCGCGGCCAGGTGGTGGCGCTGCCGGGCAGCGTACGGCCGCACCGGAAGTTCCGGGCGAACCTGCACGCGCTGTCCACCGCAGAGGGCGGCCGGCACACCCCGTTCGCCGCGGACTACCGGCCGCAGTTCTACTTCCGGACCACGGACGTGCCCGGCGGGATCGACCTGGGTGACATCGCCCTGGTCATGCCCGGCGACACGATCGAGCTCGGGGTGGAGCTGGAGAAGCCGATCGCGATGGAGGTCGGTCTCGGTTTCGCGGTCCGCGAGGGTGGGCGCACCGTGGCCGCCGGCACCGTGACCGAGCTGCTCGACTGACACGACAAGGAACGGCCCCCAACCTGTTGGGGGCCGTTTCTGCTTCTACTGATCCCACTAGCTGCGCGGACGCCACCGCTTCCACAGCGCCTCGCCCTCGGCGCGGACCTTCCCGTCCCACTCCAGCCGGACCAGCGAGGTGATCTGGTCCTCGCTGGCGTCCTTGGTGGAGGCGACGAGCGTGACCGGCTCCCGGAGCGGGGCCGGCCGACGGTAGCGTACGTCGATCCCGGCCGTCACGTAGGCCAGCGACTCCCCCTCGGCGGGCATCCAGCCGTTGAGGAAGGCCTCCTGGTGCACCGCGGCAGCGCTGTGGCAGTCGAGCAGGGTCGCGATGATCCCGCCGTTGAGGAACCCGCCGCCGTTGTCGTGCTGCGGCCACGGCTGGAAGGTCGCGGTCACGCTCCCGTCCAGCTGCGGATAGCTCTTCAGCTGGAGCCCCTCCGCGTTGGCCGGCCCACACCCGAAGCAGGTCATCGCCGGCCACCACTCGTCCTGCAACGCGATCATCTTCACCGCGCCACCATAACCAGCATCAGCCGATCCCGGTCCGGAAGCCCTCGCGCCAGGTCGGGTAGGACGGCGTCCAGCCGAGCTCCCGCTTGGCCTTGGCGTTGGACGACCCCCGCACCGAGGTCATCAGCGCGACCCCGAACTCACCGATCAGCGGCCGTGCGAGCCAGGCCGGGAGCCGCATCGGGTTCCGGCCACCGACCTGCTCGGCCAGGTACGGCATCCACTGGTTCACCGGCGCGGGCTCGTCGTCGACGATGTTGTAGATGCCCGGCGCGCCCCGGTCGATGGCCGCGACGGTCGCGGAGGCCACGTCGTCGATGTGGACGAACGACCACACCCCCGTGCCGCCGCCGACCACCGGCATCTTGCCCTTGCGCAGCAGCTCACCGATGGCACCGTCACGGGACGCAGCGTTGCCGGGGCCGTAGAAGTTGCCGTAGCGCAGCACGACGCCCTCGAGGCGGTGTCCTGAGCTTGTCGAAGGGTCGGTCGCCGCAGTGACTGCGGACTCCAGGTGGCGGATCGCCGCCAGGGTGCCCCGCGCCTCCTTGCCGGGGTCTGCGATGAGCGATGAGGTCTCGTCCTTGACCCAGCCGCCGGTGCGCTCGAGGGTCCAGCCCCCGCCGAAGCTCTGCGCCACGAACCGCCGCACGCCGGCCGCGCGAGCCGCCGCCAGCAGGTGGTCGGTGCCTTCGGTGCGCAGCCGGTTGGTCATCGCGAAGTCCTGGTCCCACTTCTTCAGGTTCCCGCTGAGGCTGCCCAGCGCGGTGAGCTGGTGCACGATCACCTCGGGCGAAGCCTTGGTGACGGCGTCGGCGACGCTCTGCGGGTCCAGCGGGTCCATCACGATCCCGGTCGCGCCCAGGCCGGCCAGGGTCTCGCACCCAGCCTCGTGGCGGGTCGAGCCGTACACCTCGTGTCCGGCGGCCACCAGCAGCGGCACCATCCTGATGCCGACCGCGCCGGTTCCGCCTGCGATGAAGATGCGCATCTCATGTTCCTCTCGTCGTTGTCTGATCCCACCGACGAAACGACCTGCGCTCCTGTGACAGCTGGCGTAAGGTCCTGCACTCGTGGACCTCGCAACCGCCCATGACGGGCTTCGCCCGCTGATGTTCTCGATCGCCTACCGGATGCTCGGCAGCGTCGCCGAGGCCGAGGACATCGTGCAGGAGGCGTTCATGCGGATGCACCGCAGCACACAGGAGTCGGGCGAGGTCGACAACCTGGATGCGTACGCGACCACCGTCACCACCCGGATCGCCATCGACACCCTGCGCTCGGCCCGCCATCGACGTGAGCAGTACGTCGGGCCGTGGCTGCCCGAGCCGATCCTGGTCTCCGACGAGGACCCGAGCCACCGCATCGAGCTCGACGAGACCGTGAGCACCGCGTTCCTGGTCCTGCTGGAGTCGCTCACGCCCGTCGAGCGCGCGGTGTTCGTGCTGCGCGAGGTGATGGGCTACGACTACGAGGACATCGCCCCGATCGTCGACAAGAGCGCGACCAACTGCCGTCAGATCTTCACCCGCGCCCGCAAACGGATCGCCGACGGCACGCCACGCTTCGAGCCCTCAGCCGAGCGCCGCGACCAGCTCGCCGCCCAGTTCGTCGCCGCGCTGTCCGCGAGCGACGTCAGCGGCCTGGAGCGGCTGCTCGCCGACGACGTCGTGTTCGTCGCCGACGGCGGCGGCCGAGCGCCCGCCATCCAGAAGCCGATGCTCGGCGCCGTCGCCGTCGCCCGCTTCCTGCTCGGGCTCATGCGTCAGGGCGAGCGCTTCGGCGTCCGCCTCGAGATCTCCCACGCCAACGGCCAGCCGGCGATGCTCACCCGTGGCGCCGACGGCGCCCTGCTCGGCGTCATCGCGCTCGACGTCGACGGCGGCCGGATCGTCCGCATGCACAACGTGCTCAACCCGGACAAGCTCGGCCACCTGGGCGAGGTCGGCGACCTCTTCGCGCTGCTCGCTGAGCGCTAACCCTCCAGATACGTACGCAGCGACTGGTCGACCAGCGGCCGCCCGAGCGCTCCATCGGTCAGCGCGTCGCGCAACGCGGAGACCGAATCCAGGTCACCGACGAGGCCGACGAGCTCACCGACCTCCTCGCCGATCTCGGCGGGGGTGGTCGCCGCGACCGGCCGGTCCAGGAGCAGCGGGCAGTCGACCGGACCGCCCTCGGGCTCCGGGTGGCCCAGGGCGGCGACCCAGCAGCCGATCTCGAAGCGCAGCGGCGCGGTCGGGCCGGCCCCTTGAGCGCGCAGGTCGATGTACCAGACGATGTCGTCGCTCTTCGGGTCACCGAGCCGGTGATGGCCCTTGCGCAGCGGCATCCCGCCGGCCTTGAACGCCTTGGTCGCCGCTGTCCGTGCTGCCTTCTGGTCCACCGTGGCGCCTAGAAGTCGAGGTCGGTCTCGGAGAGCTGACCGCCCCCGGCAACGATGAACTCCTTGCGCGGGGCGACATCGGAGCCCATCAGCAGGTCGAAGACCGCCGCGGCCTCGTCGGCGTCGTCCAGGGTCAGCCTGCGAAGCGTCCGGTGACGGGGGTCCATCGTGGTCTCGGCCAGCTGGTCGGCGTCCATCTCACCCAGACCCTTGTAGCGCTGCACCGGGTCCTTCCAGCTGACGTTCTTCTTCTTCAGCTCGGCGAGCTTCCGCTGCAGCTCCGGGTCGGAGTAGGTGTAGATGTACTTCTCCATCCCCTTCTTCGGGTTGGAGATCTCGATCCGGTGCAGCGGCGGGACCGCGGTGTAGACCTTGCCAGCGGCGATCAGCTCGGGCATGTACTTGAAGAACAGCGTCGCCAGCAGCGTACGGATGTGGGCGCCGTCGGAGTCCGCGTCGGCCATGAAGATGATCTTGCCGTAGCGCGCCGCGTCCAGGTCGAAGCTGCGCCCCGTGCCCGTCCCCACCACCTGGATGATCGAGGAGCACTCGGCGTTCTTCAGCATGTCGCCGACCGAGGCCTTCTGGACGTTGAGGATCTTGCCGCGGATCGGCAGCAGCGCCTGGAACTCCGAGTTGCGCGCCACCTTGGCGGTGCCGAGCGCGGAGTCACCCTCGACGATGAAGAGCTCGGCACGGTCGTCGGTGGTGCGGCAGTCGGCGAGCTTGGAGGGCAGCGCGGAGGACTCCAGCGCGTTCTTGCGCCGCTGGTTCTCCTTCTGCTGACGCAGCGAGAGCCGGGTCTTGGAGGCGGCGTAGACCTTCTCCATCACCAGCTTGGCCTGCTGCTTCTGGGCACCGCGGGACTCGGTGAGGAACGTCTTCATCTCCGCGGCGACGACCTTGCGCACCACGCTGCGAGCCGCTGGCGTGCCGAGGATCTCCTTGGTCTGGCCCTCGAACTGGGGCTCGGCCAGGCGCACCGTCACCACGGCGGTCAGGCCCTCGAGGACGTCCTCCTTGACGATGTCCTTGTCGTTGACCTTGAGCACCTTGGCCGCGCGCATGGCGTCGTTGAAGGTCTTGGTCAGCGCGTTCTCGAAGCCGCTGACGTGGGTGCCGCCCTTCGGGGTGGCGATCACGTTGACGAAGGAGCGGATCTCGGTGTCGTAGCCGCTCCCCCACCGCACCGCGATGTCGACGCCGAGCTCGCGCTCGACGTCCTGCGGGGTCATGTGGCCGGCGTCGTCGAGCATCGGCACGGTCTCGGTGAAGGTGTCCGACCCCTGCAGGCGGAGTACGCCGCTGACCGGCTCGTCCTTGGCCAGGAAGTCGACGAACTCGGCGATGCCGCCGTCGTGGCGGAACTTCTCCTCGACCGGATCCGCTCCGGACAGGTCGCGGATGACCAGTTCGAGGCCGGGGACGATGAAGGAGGTCTGCCGGGCACGGCCGAGCAGGCCGTCGAGCTCGAAGCGGGCGTCCTTGGTGAAGATCTGCCGGTCGGGCCAGAACCTGACCCTGGTGCCGGTCTTGCCCTTGGCGACCCGCTTGCCCTTGCGGCTCAGGCCGCTCTGAGGCGTGAAGCCGGCTGTGGGGCCGTCGCCGTCGAACACGCCCGGCACACCGCGACGGAACGACATCCCCTGCTGGGCCGGGGAGCGGTCGACGTCGATGTCCATCCGGCTGGAGAGCGCGTTGACGACCGAGAGGCCGACGCCGTGCAGACCACCGGTCGCGTTGTAGGAGCCACCGCCGAACTTGCCGCCCGCGTGCAGCTTGGTCGCGACCACCTCGACGCCCGGGAGCCCGGTGCGGGGCTCCTTGTCGGTCGGGATGCCGCGGCCGTCGTCGTAGACCTCCACCGAGCCGTCGGGGTGCATCGTGACCTCGACGTGGCCGGCCACTCCGGCCAGCGCCTCGTCGACGCCGTTGTCGATGATCTCCCACAGGCAGTGCATGAGACCCCGGGTGTC includes:
- a CDS encoding RNA polymerase sigma-70 factor gives rise to the protein MDLATAHDGLRPLMFSIAYRMLGSVAEAEDIVQEAFMRMHRSTQESGEVDNLDAYATTVTTRIAIDTLRSARHRREQYVGPWLPEPILVSDEDPSHRIELDETVSTAFLVLLESLTPVERAVFVLREVMGYDYEDIAPIVDKSATNCRQIFTRARKRIADGTPRFEPSAERRDQLAAQFVAALSASDVSGLERLLADDVVFVADGGGRAPAIQKPMLGAVAVARFLLGLMRQGERFGVRLEISHANGQPAMLTRGADGALLGVIALDVDGGRIVRMHNVLNPDKLGHLGEVGDLFALLAER
- a CDS encoding PaaI family thioesterase, which translates into the protein MIALQDEWWPAMTCFGCGPANAEGLQLKSYPQLDGSVTATFQPWPQHDNGGGFLNGGIIATLLDCHSAAAVHQEAFLNGWMPAEGESLAYVTAGIDVRYRRPAPLREPVTLVASTKDASEDQITSLVRLEWDGKVRAEGEALWKRWRPRS
- a CDS encoding DNA gyrase/topoisomerase IV subunit B, whose product is MYIGSTDTRGLMHCLWEIIDNGVDEALAGVAGHVEVTMHPDGSVEVYDDGRGIPTDKEPRTGLPGVEVVATKLHAGGKFGGGSYNATGGLHGVGLSVVNALSSRMDIDVDRSPAQQGMSFRRGVPGVFDGDGPTAGFTPQSGLSRKGKRVAKGKTGTRVRFWPDRQIFTKDARFELDGLLGRARQTSFIVPGLELVIRDLSGADPVEEKFRHDGGIAEFVDFLAKDEPVSGVLRLQGSDTFTETVPMLDDAGHMTPQDVERELGVDIAVRWGSGYDTEIRSFVNVIATPKGGTHVSGFENALTKTFNDAMRAAKVLKVNDKDIVKEDVLEGLTAVVTVRLAEPQFEGQTKEILGTPAARSVVRKVVAAEMKTFLTESRGAQKQQAKLVMEKVYAASKTRLSLRQQKENQRRKNALESSALPSKLADCRTTDDRAELFIVEGDSALGTAKVARNSEFQALLPIRGKILNVQKASVGDMLKNAECSSIIQVVGTGTGRSFDLDAARYGKIIFMADADSDGAHIRTLLATLFFKYMPELIAAGKVYTAVPPLHRIEISNPKKGMEKYIYTYSDPELQRKLAELKKKNVSWKDPVQRYKGLGEMDADQLAETTMDPRHRTLRRLTLDDADEAAAVFDLLMGSDVAPRKEFIVAGGGQLSETDLDF
- the tuf gene encoding elongation factor Tu, coding for MAKSQFVRTKPHLNIGTMGHVDHGKTTLTAAITKVLAERDPSVNRFIAFDGIDRAPEELQRGITINISHVEYETATRHYAHVDMPGHADYVKNMITGAAQVDAAILVVSAQDGAMPQTREHVLLARRVGVPYLVVALNKADTVDDPELLDLVELEVRDLLSEYGFPGDDVPVVRVSGLKALEGDPEWTAAIGDLLDAIDDYVPVPERELGEPFLMPIENVVTITGRGTVVTGAVERGSLKVGDAVEVVGLGSMITSTAIGMETFGKSLESAEAGDNAAVLLRGVKRDEVRRGQVVALPGSVRPHRKFRANLHALSTAEGGRHTPFAADYRPQFYFRTTDVPGGIDLGDIALVMPGDTIELGVELEKPIAMEVGLGFAVREGGRTVAAGTVTELLD
- a CDS encoding NAD-dependent epimerase/dehydratase family protein — its product is MRIFIAGGTGAVGIRMVPLLVAAGHEVYGSTRHEAGCETLAGLGATGIVMDPLDPQSVADAVTKASPEVIVHQLTALGSLSGNLKKWDQDFAMTNRLRTEGTDHLLAAARAAGVRRFVAQSFGGGWTLERTGGWVKDETSSLIADPGKEARGTLAAIRHLESAVTAATDPSTSSGHRLEGVVLRYGNFYGPGNAASRDGAIGELLRKGKMPVVGGGTGVWSFVHIDDVASATVAAIDRGAPGIYNIVDDEPAPVNQWMPYLAEQVGGRNPMRLPAWLARPLIGEFGVALMTSVRGSSNAKAKRELGWTPSYPTWREGFRTGIG